A genomic region of Fusarium oxysporum Fo47 chromosome VI, complete sequence contains the following coding sequences:
- a CDS encoding or S-antigen, N-terminal domain-containing protein yields MPSFKPFASVTGRNSYSLFDIRLDSDFIVFRGSDHESSGQVLKGTLVLCLQTSLKIEDVRLRLVGTLRHTWADPRGSAPGVSGQKVDKTQTILEHRWAPFVGTHGKSMTLPAGNYEWPFEYMLPGNMAESVEGIPEASITYRLRATVGRGKLAYDLHANKHLRIIRTLEPGALEFLHAMSVENIWPNKVDYSIIIPQKAVVFGGLVTMEMRFTPLLKGLELGDITARLMEVRECYVQGSGSGYGTKEHRTEREVSMWKFEVSREEHWQDMIEDTGQEGWAVTKKLNLPKRLRQCVQDLNHHGIKVRHKIKLTVALCNPDGHISELRATLPVSIFISPNMPLDEEGNLVDQSPTTPNNERELSTIAPPGYGEHVLDQLYEDVDVSGFQTPGFQSGVSSPFYAQSRAGSNENLAALAHSRPVAPAALSSRLADVSLDPSRRTTSSTSLGSLGTPGFMSPTSAPQGPAPRSEPATAALTRSNSSEDSSRNSAEHVDLDVSDLTELNKVPSYQTAVKTPARSRAGTGDLLLPDYQTALSAPRTPPATDYPADPLGTISEDQDGEDHTQHISRPSSWIGNGRAYTDDASTYRRMHPSQNRNQVV; encoded by the exons ATGCCGTCCTTTAAGCCCTTCGCTTCAGTGACGGGGCGTAACTCATATAGTCTTTTCGATATTCG CCTAGACAGCGATTTTATTGTTTTCCGTGGAAGTGACCACGAATCATCTGGTCAAGTTCTCAAAGGCACATTAGTCTTGTGTCTACAAACATCCCTGAAAATCGAAGATGTTAGACTGCGACTTGTAGGAACTCTGCGCCATAC CTGGGCTGATCCCAGAGGAAGCGCTCCCGGTGTTTCGGGCCAAAAGGTCGACAAGACGCAAACGATACTCGAGCACCGATGGGCGCCTTTTGTCGGCACGCACGGCAAGAGTATGACGCTCCCCGCCGGGAACTACGAATGGCCGTTCGAATACATGCTTCCCGGCAACATGGCTGAGAGTGTTGAGGGCATTCCCGAAGCATCCATCACATACAGACTCAGGGCAACCGTCGGACGCGGAAAACTTGCATACGATCTGCACGCCAACAAGCACCTTCGAATCATCCGAACATTAGAGCCAGGCGCCTTGGAATTCCTCCATGCCATGAGTGTTGAGAACATCTGGCCCAACAAGGTTGACTACTCAATCATCATCCCCCAAAAGGCCGTGGTGTTTGGCGGCTTGGTCACAATGGAGATGCGATTCACACCCCTACTCAAAGGACTCGAGCTGGGCGATATCACGGCACGGTTGATGGAAGTTCGCGAGTGCTATGTCCAAGGATCTGGCTCAGGTTACGGCACTAAGGAGCACCGAACAGAGCGTGAGGTCTCGATGTGGAAGTTTGAGGTTTCGAGAGAAGAGCACTGGCAAGATATGATTGAGGATActggtcaagaaggctggGCGGTCACCAAAAAGCTGAACTTGCCCAAGAGACTTCGCCAGTGCGTTCAAGATCTGAACCACCACGGCATCAAGGTCCGTCACAAAATTAAGCTGACCGTTGCTCTTTGCAATCCTGATGGTCATATTTCTGAG CTTCGAGCAACACTTCCTGTGTCAATTTTTATCTCACCCAACATGCCTCTAGATGAGGAGGGTAACCTCGTCGATCAGTCACCAACCACCCCTAACAACGAGCGAGAACTTTCGACGATTGCTCCCCCCGGATATGGAGAGCATGTTCTTGACCAGTTGTATGAGGACGTTGACGTTAGTGGCTTCCAGACGCCCGGCTTTCAGTCAGGCGTTAGCAGTCCCTTCTACGCACAGTCACGAGCAGGCTCGAATGAAAATCTCGCAGCGCTTGCCCACAGCCGACCTGTCGCACCCGCGGCACTTTCATCTCGATTGGCCGATGTATCGCTGGACCCTTCTCGAAGAACGACCTCCTCCACGTCTCTGGGCTCGCTAGGCACGCCTGGCTTCATGTCCCCCACGTCGGCACCCCAAGGCCCAGCTCCGCGATCGGAACCTGCAACCGCAGCACTTACCAGAAGCAACAGTTCCGAAGACTCATCACGCAACTCTGCTGAACACGTTGATCTCGATGTCTCTGATTTGACTGAACTCAACAAGGTCCCTAGCTACCAGACAGCTGTCAAAACCCCAGCTCGCTCACGTGCTGGTACTGGGGACCTGCTTCTGCCAGATTATCAGACGGCGCTTAGCGCTCCCAGGACACCGCCTGCTACGGATTACCCAGCAGATCCTCTGGGCACAATCTCAGAGGATCAGGACGGTGAGGATCATACTCAGCATATATCGCGCCCTTCCAGCTGGATTGGTAATGGCCGCGCTTACACGGATGATGCTTCAACCTACCGAAGGATGCATCCCTCGCAGAACCGAAATCAAGTTGTCTAG